One window of the Granulicella arctica genome contains the following:
- a CDS encoding DUF4386 domain-containing protein, translated as MQEIHPHVKARIAGLIYLMVFLSAPSGAAGATPVRMVINLACDLGVAILLYDLLRPVSKTVSLLAALFRLIFVLVMAVNSLNYFGVTEWVQHNHSAAAFDAAYGMALVPFGMSCILIGCLIFKSTFLPRVLGVLMVSAGAAYLIFLWPRLGGRLFIPWIVVPAVVGEASLTLWLLIMGVNNVRWKQQDDVARETLPLGIFQERRRDIR; from the coding sequence GTGCAAGAAATTCATCCGCATGTCAAGGCGAGAATCGCTGGACTCATATACCTGATGGTCTTCCTCTCGGCGCCCAGCGGTGCTGCAGGCGCAACCCCTGTTAGGATGGTGATCAACCTGGCCTGCGACCTGGGCGTTGCTATCCTTCTTTATGACCTACTCAGACCGGTAAGTAAAACGGTATCTCTCCTGGCGGCGCTGTTCAGACTCATCTTTGTCCTCGTGATGGCCGTAAATTCGCTCAATTATTTCGGTGTGACGGAATGGGTTCAGCACAATCACTCTGCGGCGGCGTTCGATGCCGCTTATGGTATGGCTCTGGTGCCTTTCGGGATGAGTTGCATCCTGATCGGATGTCTAATTTTTAAATCAACATTTTTGCCACGTGTACTGGGTGTGTTGATGGTTTCGGCCGGTGCCGCTTACCTCATTTTCCTGTGGCCTAGGCTAGGAGGTCGCTTATTTATCCCGTGGATCGTGGTGCCTGCTGTTGTCGGTGAAGCATCTCTGACCCTTTGGCTCCTCATCATGGGTGTCAATAACGTTAGATGGAAGCAGCAGGATGATGTCGCACGGGAAACGCTGCCCCTAGGGATCTTTCAGGAGCGTAGAAGGGATATACGATGA
- a CDS encoding DUF4386 domain-containing protein: MNARTAQQYARWIGVLYLITIVAGGWGESHVPDTLLLANDLAGTAHKMASSVGLFRTSFAAYLTEAACDITLNVLLYALLRPINRNLALLAVCFGLMGTASFAAGEMLYFAAALPAVDTDVARVISPEAQATLTYLCLTVYGYGFGIFAMFYGVAAAVRGYLIMRSGYLPRALGAIVILGGASFIAKNFFIVAAPRHDSPFIIIPMFFSLISMSLWMLIKGIDRAQWDATQPALATSEHKR; the protein is encoded by the coding sequence ATGAATGCACGCACAGCACAGCAGTACGCGCGATGGATCGGGGTTCTTTATCTGATTACGATCGTGGCTGGCGGATGGGGCGAGTCACACGTGCCAGATACGCTTCTCCTCGCTAACGACTTGGCCGGGACCGCCCACAAAATGGCGAGTTCCGTGGGATTGTTTCGGACCAGTTTCGCGGCGTACCTTACCGAAGCTGCCTGCGACATCACTCTCAATGTGCTGCTTTATGCTTTGCTTCGACCCATCAACCGCAACTTGGCTTTACTTGCGGTGTGCTTCGGTCTGATGGGAACGGCCAGTTTTGCCGCAGGAGAGATGCTTTACTTCGCCGCCGCTCTACCGGCGGTGGATACCGATGTTGCCCGAGTGATATCTCCGGAGGCCCAAGCGACGCTCACCTATCTTTGCCTCACAGTCTACGGATACGGATTTGGCATTTTCGCGATGTTCTATGGCGTCGCGGCGGCGGTCCGCGGGTATTTGATTATGCGGTCTGGCTATCTGCCGCGCGCGCTAGGCGCGATTGTCATACTCGGCGGGGCCAGCTTCATCGCCAAAAACTTCTTCATTGTGGCCGCGCCGCGGCACGACTCTCCATTCATAATCATTCCTATGTTCTTTAGTTTGATTTCCATGTCGCTCTGGATGCTAATCAAGGGAATCGATCGCGCGCAATGGGATGCAACGCAGCCGGCACTTGCAACCTCTGAACACAAGCGATAA
- a CDS encoding GtrA family protein, with the protein MSDPIIAAPERNGLAKHIPPAQLLRYLIVGGWNTLFGYTCFFLMNRWLSHVMHAYSYIVASVASNLISITVAFLGYKWFVFQTKGNYVKEWLRSLIVYSGTILFSALALGPLVGLIRHSTRYQTQAPYIAAAIVAVFTVVSSFFGHKHLSFRQTAVVPMPANPNAEGTPAQIL; encoded by the coding sequence ATGAGCGACCCGATCATAGCGGCACCTGAACGTAACGGACTGGCCAAGCACATTCCTCCGGCCCAACTTCTGCGCTACCTGATAGTTGGAGGCTGGAATACACTCTTCGGATACACCTGCTTCTTCCTGATGAATCGGTGGCTGTCGCATGTGATGCATGCCTACTCCTACATTGTGGCGAGTGTGGCGTCAAACCTGATCAGCATTACCGTGGCTTTTCTGGGCTATAAGTGGTTTGTCTTCCAAACGAAGGGAAACTACGTCAAAGAATGGCTTCGCAGCCTGATTGTCTATAGCGGAACCATCCTCTTTTCGGCGCTCGCCCTGGGGCCGCTGGTTGGCTTGATTCGACATAGCACCCGATACCAGACGCAAGCCCCGTACATCGCCGCAGCGATCGTCGCCGTCTTCACCGTCGTGAGCAGTTTCTTCGGACACAAGCATCTTTCGTTTCGGCAAACAGCCGTGGTTCCTATGCCTGCAAACCCGAATGCGGAAGGTACTCCAGCGCAGATTCTCTAG
- a CDS encoding glycosyltransferase family 2 protein: MKLISIVSPCYNEQDNVEQLYLRTRQTLANFPQYRYEHIFIDNASTDNTVEILRGLAANDANVKVIVNARNFGHLRSPQHAIMNAEGDAVAMLLSDLQDPPELIGEMIEEWERGTPVIVGIKNTSDESGLMYKIRTLYYRTVASLTNVRVFEHFTGFGLYDRKVIDILRTRFRDPYPYFRGMIAEIGLPHKAVYYNQKRRERGITKNNFYTLYDLAMLGITNLSKVPLRIVTFTGFILAFLSALIGVGYLIAKILFWNHFDIGIAPVVVGLFFFGSVQLVALGVIGEYIGSIHTMVQNRPLVIEKERINFQETLQG, translated from the coding sequence ATGAAGCTGATCAGCATTGTCAGTCCTTGCTATAACGAGCAGGATAACGTCGAGCAACTGTACCTGCGAACCCGGCAGACACTTGCGAACTTTCCCCAGTATCGCTACGAACACATCTTTATCGATAATGCTTCGACGGACAACACGGTCGAGATACTTCGCGGTCTTGCGGCGAACGATGCAAACGTTAAGGTCATCGTTAATGCGCGGAACTTCGGGCATCTTCGTTCTCCACAGCACGCCATTATGAACGCAGAAGGCGATGCAGTGGCCATGCTGCTCTCGGATCTTCAAGACCCGCCCGAGTTGATCGGCGAGATGATCGAGGAGTGGGAGCGTGGGACGCCCGTCATCGTAGGGATCAAGAACACCAGTGACGAGAGCGGCTTGATGTACAAGATTCGAACCTTGTACTATCGCACGGTTGCCAGCCTCACTAATGTTCGGGTCTTCGAGCACTTTACCGGGTTCGGTCTGTACGACCGCAAGGTGATCGACATCCTTCGCACCCGCTTTCGCGACCCGTACCCGTACTTCCGTGGCATGATTGCTGAAATCGGGTTGCCACACAAAGCTGTGTACTACAACCAGAAGCGGCGCGAACGTGGGATCACAAAGAACAACTTTTACACGCTCTACGATCTGGCCATGCTTGGCATCACGAATCTATCGAAGGTGCCCCTTCGCATCGTGACCTTCACCGGCTTTATCCTTGCCTTCTTGAGCGCATTGATTGGCGTCGGTTACCTCATCGCAAAGATACTTTTCTGGAACCACTTCGATATCGGGATCGCTCCCGTTGTGGTCGGCCTCTTCTTCTTCGGCTCCGTGCAACTCGTGGCTCTTGGGGTCATCGGAGAGTACATCGGATCCATCCACACGATGGTTCAAAACCGTCCGCTGGTTATTGAGAAGGAACGAATCAACTTCCAGGAAACCCTCCAGGGATGA
- a CDS encoding NAD-dependent epimerase/dehydratase family protein, giving the protein MPPLDPRDLEEIVSLTEPLWEEVRGQRIFLTGGTGFFGCWLIESFLRANQKFSLNAEMVVLTRSWPNFLLRCPHLANNPALAAVEGDVRSFPFPEGEFAFVLHAAADTGDVRTGNTTNGALSTLSTIFEGTHRTLEFAATHGTRKFLMVSSGAVYGAQPTSITHLPEDYRGAPDPCQAASAYGEAKRAAEALCAAYAGSSSLVPKIARCFAFVGPHLPLQGSYAIGNFIRSAIASQTIRISGDGTPLRSYLYATDLAVWLWTILFKAPALQPINIGSHQALSIGDLAREVQAALNPELTIEVVGRPLPDVLPSRYVPSTQRAFDELGLRQTVELRDAIQRTAAWHGWARDQEHHL; this is encoded by the coding sequence ATGCCTCCCCTTGATCCACGCGATCTTGAAGAGATCGTCAGCCTCACTGAACCGCTTTGGGAGGAGGTGCGCGGCCAGCGCATCTTCCTCACTGGCGGGACGGGTTTTTTTGGCTGCTGGCTCATCGAGAGCTTTCTTAGGGCCAATCAAAAGTTTTCCCTCAATGCGGAGATGGTTGTCCTTACTAGGTCATGGCCGAACTTTCTTCTTCGCTGTCCTCATCTCGCGAACAACCCTGCCCTCGCAGCGGTCGAAGGAGATGTGCGTTCGTTTCCTTTTCCGGAAGGTGAATTTGCCTTCGTACTTCATGCTGCCGCTGATACCGGGGACGTACGTACCGGAAATACAACCAATGGAGCCCTGAGCACACTCTCCACTATCTTCGAGGGCACCCACCGCACGTTGGAATTCGCCGCGACTCATGGCACCCGCAAATTCCTGATGGTCAGCTCAGGCGCTGTGTATGGCGCGCAGCCGACCTCCATCACCCATCTTCCCGAAGACTACCGCGGCGCTCCTGATCCGTGCCAGGCAGCAAGCGCCTACGGCGAGGCAAAACGTGCTGCAGAAGCACTGTGCGCGGCCTATGCCGGATCTTCCAGCCTAGTCCCGAAGATAGCCCGTTGCTTCGCCTTTGTCGGTCCGCATCTCCCTCTTCAGGGCAGTTATGCGATCGGCAATTTTATTCGAAGTGCAATTGCCTCGCAGACTATCCGCATCAGCGGGGACGGGACGCCGTTGCGATCTTACCTTTACGCAACAGATCTTGCTGTATGGCTGTGGACCATCTTGTTCAAAGCGCCGGCGCTACAGCCGATCAATATTGGCTCCCATCAAGCGCTGAGCATCGGCGACCTTGCACGAGAGGTCCAAGCCGCGCTAAATCCCGAACTGACGATTGAAGTTGTTGGCCGGCCTCTACCCGATGTCTTGCCATCGCGATATGTTCCATCCACCCAACGAGCATTCGATGAACTTGGCCTGCGGCAGACGGTAGAATTGAGAGATGCGATTCAGCGCACTGCAGCGTGGCACGGGTGGGCGAGAGACCAGGAGCATCATCTATGA
- the rfbH gene encoding lipopolysaccharide biosynthesis protein RfbH, whose amino-acid sequence MSQRADELRTQILQLTAEYHAEAFPQKTFVAGQSFVPVSGKVIDGQDLSLLVDSALDCWFTTGRFAKAFEKKLARFIGVRGCSLVNSGSSANLVALTALTSPKLGDRQLKPGDEVITVAAGFPTTVNPIIQNRLIPVFVDVALPTFEIDVTQLEKALSPKTRAIMIAHTLGNPFDLGAVMEFAKKHNLWVVEDCCDALGATYKGQKVGTFGDLATLSFYPAHHITMGEGGAVLTNTPLLQTLIESFRDWGRDCWCEPGVDNTCGKRFDWQLGSLPCGYDHKYTYSHIGYNLKATDMQAALGLSQLDKVEHFIQVRRDNFQYLWKALEPLQDVLMLPVATEGSDPSWFGFPLGVRESAPFTRDQLVKALESQKIGTRLMFAGNLLRQPAYEGIEFRQIGDLPNTDFVMRNILWLGVFPGLDSAMLDHIVATIAQFASQAKALPVLS is encoded by the coding sequence ATGAGCCAGCGCGCTGACGAGCTTCGCACCCAAATCCTACAACTTACGGCTGAGTACCATGCAGAGGCCTTCCCTCAGAAAACGTTCGTTGCGGGTCAGTCCTTCGTTCCAGTCTCTGGCAAAGTCATTGATGGACAAGATCTCAGTTTACTGGTTGACTCTGCGCTTGATTGCTGGTTCACTACGGGCCGCTTTGCCAAGGCATTCGAGAAGAAACTAGCCCGCTTTATAGGGGTGCGTGGTTGCTCGCTCGTGAACTCAGGCTCATCGGCAAACCTGGTGGCTCTCACTGCTCTTACGTCGCCCAAGCTTGGCGATCGTCAACTCAAGCCAGGCGACGAGGTCATCACGGTAGCCGCTGGTTTTCCCACAACGGTCAATCCGATCATTCAGAATCGCCTCATCCCGGTCTTTGTGGATGTGGCTCTTCCGACCTTTGAGATCGACGTCACTCAACTCGAAAAAGCGCTTAGCCCCAAGACGCGAGCCATCATGATTGCGCATACCCTCGGCAATCCTTTCGATCTCGGTGCCGTGATGGAGTTCGCGAAGAAGCACAATCTGTGGGTCGTCGAGGATTGCTGCGATGCTCTCGGCGCGACCTACAAGGGTCAGAAAGTCGGAACATTCGGCGATCTCGCCACCCTCAGCTTCTATCCTGCGCACCACATTACGATGGGTGAAGGTGGAGCTGTTCTGACCAATACGCCGCTGCTCCAGACGTTGATTGAGTCGTTCCGCGACTGGGGACGTGACTGCTGGTGTGAGCCTGGTGTCGACAACACATGCGGCAAGCGTTTCGACTGGCAGCTCGGCTCGCTCCCCTGCGGCTACGACCACAAGTACACCTACTCGCATATTGGTTACAACCTCAAGGCTACGGATATGCAAGCGGCGCTCGGCTTATCGCAGCTCGATAAGGTGGAGCACTTCATCCAGGTTCGTCGCGATAACTTCCAGTACCTCTGGAAGGCACTCGAGCCACTGCAGGATGTTCTCATGCTGCCGGTGGCGACCGAGGGCTCTGACCCAAGCTGGTTCGGATTCCCCCTTGGTGTACGTGAGAGCGCACCGTTTACCAGGGATCAACTCGTGAAGGCACTGGAGTCGCAGAAGATCGGCACACGCCTGATGTTTGCAGGGAATCTGCTCCGTCAGCCGGCTTACGAAGGGATCGAATTCCGCCAGATCGGTGACCTTCCGAACACAGATTTCGTGATGCGCAATATTCTGTGGCTGGGAGTCTTCCCTGGTCTCGACTCCGCCATGCTCGACCATATCGTCGCAACGATCGCGCAGTTTGCATCGCAAGCGAAGGCGCTTCCGGTTCTTTCCTGA
- the rfbF gene encoding glucose-1-phosphate cytidylyltransferase, whose protein sequence is MKAVILAGGLGTRISEETSVRPKPMVEIGGRPILWHILKMYSQHGIFDFVICLGYKGYVIKEYFANYFLHTADVTFHMTDNRMEVHGNTTEPWHITLVETGAETGTGGRLKKVASHVANEDAFCMTYGDGVSDVNITESIKFHKSHGKLATLTAVQPVARFGMLGIEGDEIHTFQEKPSSDLGWLNGGFFVLSPKVLETIPDEPSTMWEREPLERIASEHNLHAYRHSGFWQPMDTLRDKQHLEELWNSGKAPWKTW, encoded by the coding sequence ATGAAGGCGGTCATTCTTGCAGGTGGACTTGGAACCCGAATCAGCGAAGAGACATCGGTACGCCCGAAACCAATGGTGGAGATTGGTGGGCGTCCCATCCTCTGGCACATCCTCAAGATGTATTCCCAGCATGGCATCTTCGATTTCGTCATTTGCCTCGGCTACAAGGGCTATGTCATCAAGGAATACTTCGCAAATTACTTCCTGCATACGGCTGATGTCACCTTCCACATGACCGATAACCGCATGGAAGTTCACGGCAACACCACCGAACCTTGGCATATCACACTGGTCGAGACGGGTGCTGAGACGGGCACGGGCGGGCGTTTGAAGAAGGTAGCGAGCCACGTAGCGAACGAAGATGCATTTTGCATGACCTACGGCGACGGCGTGTCGGATGTGAATATCACCGAGTCAATCAAATTTCATAAGAGTCACGGAAAACTTGCGACTCTGACCGCTGTACAACCGGTTGCGCGCTTCGGCATGCTCGGTATCGAAGGCGATGAAATACATACCTTCCAGGAAAAGCCGTCGTCTGATCTCGGTTGGTTGAATGGCGGTTTCTTCGTCTTGTCACCGAAGGTTCTCGAGACCATTCCAGACGAGCCGTCGACCATGTGGGAGCGCGAACCGCTCGAGCGTATCGCCAGCGAACACAATCTTCACGCCTATCGCCACTCAGGCTTCTGGCAGCCGATGGACACGCTCCGCGACAAGCAGCACCTGGAAGAACTATGGAACTCCGGAAAGGCGCCATGGAAGACGTGGTAA
- the rfbG gene encoding CDP-glucose 4,6-dehydratase, which translates to MELRKGAMEDVVKNVWAGKRVFLTGHTGFKGGWLALWLAQVGAVVRGYALDPSTEPSLFGGARVGSVIEDIRGDLRDHAALDRAMRDFQPDVVFHLAAQPLVRRSYADPLATYSTNVMGTAHVLESIRTIASVRAAVIVTTDKCYLNREWHWGYRETDPMGGYDPYSSSKACVEILSASYRSSFFPPERFATHGVALATARAGNVIGGGDWSEDRLLPDLIRGFMSGEPVMIRRPHSIRPWQHVLEPVAGYIALAERLLAGKIEFADAWNFGPWDDDAWPVGRIATEMARRWGNGASWVTDEAESVHEAGYLKLDSSKARSELGWLPRLKLQTALEWLVDWYQAWEQGTDMNMITLGQIAKYQRTMQTFTASQPTGAALASMESEVKVSA; encoded by the coding sequence ATGGAACTCCGGAAAGGCGCCATGGAAGACGTGGTAAAAAACGTGTGGGCCGGCAAGCGTGTCTTCCTCACAGGACACACAGGCTTCAAAGGTGGATGGCTGGCCCTCTGGCTGGCGCAAGTCGGAGCAGTAGTGCGCGGTTACGCGCTTGATCCTTCGACGGAGCCGAGTCTTTTTGGAGGCGCACGGGTCGGCAGTGTCATTGAGGACATTCGCGGCGATCTTCGGGACCATGCCGCGCTCGACCGAGCCATGCGCGATTTCCAGCCCGATGTGGTCTTTCATCTGGCTGCGCAGCCGCTCGTGCGGCGATCATATGCAGATCCTTTGGCTACGTACAGCACCAACGTGATGGGGACGGCTCACGTCCTTGAATCGATCCGCACGATTGCCTCCGTGCGTGCGGCCGTAATCGTCACGACGGATAAGTGCTACCTGAACCGGGAATGGCATTGGGGCTATCGGGAAACCGATCCGATGGGTGGATATGACCCATACAGCAGCAGCAAGGCATGTGTAGAGATTCTGAGTGCGTCGTATCGCAGCTCCTTCTTTCCTCCGGAACGGTTCGCAACCCACGGCGTTGCGCTTGCAACTGCACGTGCGGGAAACGTAATCGGAGGCGGCGACTGGTCGGAGGACCGCCTTTTGCCCGATCTCATCAGGGGCTTTATGTCGGGGGAACCTGTGATGATCCGGCGACCGCACTCCATCAGGCCGTGGCAACATGTGCTCGAGCCGGTGGCTGGATATATCGCGCTTGCGGAGCGTCTACTCGCCGGCAAGATCGAATTTGCGGACGCCTGGAACTTTGGCCCGTGGGATGACGATGCATGGCCGGTCGGAAGAATCGCCACCGAAATGGCACGCCGCTGGGGCAACGGCGCGAGTTGGGTTACGGATGAGGCCGAGTCTGTTCACGAAGCAGGATACCTCAAGCTGGACTCCAGCAAGGCTCGCTCCGAGCTAGGCTGGCTGCCGCGACTTAAACTCCAGACGGCGCTCGAATGGCTGGTCGATTGGTACCAGGCTTGGGAACAAGGGACAGATATGAACATGATCACATTGGGCCAGATCGCGAAGTATCAAAGAACCATGCAGACATTCACAGCATCGCAACCGACAGGTGCCGCTCTGGCGAGCATGGAGAGCGAAGTCAAGGTGTCCGCGTGA
- a CDS encoding thiamine pyrophosphate-binding protein, translating to MIKATDYVARYLYSRGVRTVFELPGGMITHLLNSLYEFEKIRVLSVHHEQAAAFAADAAGRITGVPGVAMATSGPGAINLLTGIGSCHFDSSPAVFITGQVNRHELRGDRAIRQLGFQESDIVSMSTPITKASWQVRTPEELPEVLKNAFDLAVAGRPGPVLVDIPMDIQNSMLDVPDPLEDPGTGAVASSIDPLQWEQLSDALKGAKKPLVLAGAGIRAGNALEEFHAFVRKLGLPVVNSLLAVDVMPYGDPLRVGMIGSYANRWANHALASSDLLIVLGSRLDIRQTGNDTSFFKGDRVIVHVDCETGEINNRIPGCVAIVSELRPFLKAAAEQLGDLAHTDWTPWIDEITALREKFDDRLELGTATGINPNVFMHQLSAASHQAGAYLVDVGQHQMWAAQSIEVQADQRWLTSGGMGSMGFALPAALGAAVALAPRPVVVIAGDGAFQCNIQELQTIVRNRLPVKIIVVNNHCHGMVRQFQQSYFKEQYQSTLWGYSTPDFARVAEAFGIRGVSIRNEGEVAEGLRALWEDPSEPVLIDLTIDTFTNVYPKIAFGRPLTEMEPDAQPIAMEST from the coding sequence GTGATAAAAGCCACAGATTACGTTGCACGGTATCTCTACAGCCGGGGTGTTCGCACAGTCTTTGAGCTTCCCGGAGGTATGATCACGCACCTGCTCAACTCGCTCTACGAGTTCGAAAAGATCCGCGTTCTCAGCGTGCATCACGAGCAAGCTGCGGCCTTCGCCGCCGACGCCGCTGGACGCATTACCGGTGTTCCCGGAGTAGCGATGGCTACCAGCGGACCGGGTGCGATCAACCTTCTCACGGGCATCGGAAGCTGTCACTTCGACTCGTCGCCGGCCGTCTTCATCACTGGCCAGGTTAATCGACACGAGCTTCGCGGCGATCGCGCCATTCGCCAGCTCGGTTTTCAGGAGAGCGATATCGTCTCGATGTCGACACCGATCACCAAGGCATCGTGGCAGGTTCGTACCCCGGAAGAACTGCCGGAGGTTCTGAAGAACGCCTTCGATCTCGCAGTCGCCGGGCGACCGGGCCCAGTTCTGGTCGATATCCCCATGGATATCCAGAACTCCATGCTTGACGTTCCAGATCCTCTGGAAGATCCCGGTACTGGAGCCGTCGCCAGCTCCATCGACCCGCTCCAATGGGAGCAGCTAAGCGATGCGCTCAAGGGAGCTAAGAAGCCACTTGTCCTTGCAGGAGCCGGCATTCGTGCCGGCAATGCTCTGGAAGAGTTCCATGCTTTCGTACGGAAGCTCGGTCTCCCCGTCGTCAACTCGCTGCTGGCTGTGGATGTCATGCCGTATGGCGATCCGTTGCGAGTCGGAATGATCGGCAGCTATGCCAATCGGTGGGCGAACCATGCGCTCGCCTCAAGCGATCTGCTCATCGTCCTCGGCAGCCGTCTGGATATTCGCCAGACCGGAAACGACACCTCCTTCTTCAAGGGCGACCGCGTCATCGTTCATGTGGACTGTGAGACCGGTGAGATCAATAACCGCATCCCCGGATGTGTTGCAATCGTCTCCGAGTTGCGGCCATTTCTAAAGGCTGCTGCAGAGCAGCTTGGCGATCTGGCGCACACCGATTGGACCCCATGGATTGACGAGATAACCGCGTTACGTGAGAAATTCGACGATCGCCTTGAACTTGGTACAGCGACTGGCATCAACCCGAATGTCTTTATGCACCAGCTTTCGGCTGCGTCGCATCAAGCTGGCGCATACCTCGTGGATGTCGGGCAGCACCAGATGTGGGCCGCTCAGTCCATCGAAGTACAGGCAGATCAGCGATGGCTGACCTCAGGCGGCATGGGTTCCATGGGATTCGCATTACCTGCAGCGCTCGGCGCTGCTGTCGCATTGGCTCCTCGACCAGTCGTCGTCATAGCCGGTGATGGAGCCTTTCAATGCAACATCCAGGAGTTGCAGACGATCGTACGTAATCGGCTTCCCGTCAAGATCATCGTCGTCAACAATCATTGCCACGGTATGGTGCGTCAGTTCCAGCAAAGTTACTTCAAGGAACAATATCAGTCGACCTTGTGGGGATACAGTACACCGGACTTCGCACGGGTTGCTGAGGCTTTTGGCATCCGCGGCGTCAGCATCCGTAACGAGGGTGAAGTGGCCGAGGGTCTGCGTGCTCTCTGGGAAGACCCGAGCGAACCCGTCCTGATCGACCTGACCATCGATACCTTCACCAATGTCTATCCAAAGATTGCCTTCGGCCGCCCCCTCACCGAGATGGAGCCCGACGCGCAACCAATCGCGATGGAAAGCACCTAG
- a CDS encoding carboxymuconolactone decarboxylase family protein has translation MPRISRLKRDEVSSSTSVIYDRYLRDRGNVPNMFRTMAHRPEIFQTIIAHLEAVLKTGTLSTALKELVIVRTSQLNQTPYCLASHTTIARRLGWTDDQIIALENAAGSDAFTEAEKVAIHLAEVMTLNAHGYTEADFKRLRSFYDEGEVVELMAAIGLFNYFNRFNDLLEMEPTQPASAEELATIGAA, from the coding sequence ATGCCTCGCATCTCTCGACTCAAGCGCGATGAGGTTTCATCCTCGACCAGCGTTATCTACGATCGGTACCTCCGCGATCGTGGCAACGTCCCGAATATGTTCCGCACCATGGCTCATCGCCCTGAAATATTCCAGACAATCATCGCCCATCTCGAGGCAGTGCTGAAGACAGGCACACTCTCCACGGCGTTGAAGGAACTGGTGATCGTACGCACATCGCAGTTGAATCAGACACCCTATTGCCTTGCATCGCACACAACAATCGCGCGGCGTCTAGGCTGGACGGACGACCAGATAATTGCCTTGGAAAACGCCGCCGGAAGCGATGCCTTCACCGAGGCGGAGAAGGTCGCGATCCACCTTGCTGAGGTAATGACGCTCAACGCTCACGGATACACTGAGGCAGACTTCAAGCGCCTCCGCAGCTTCTACGACGAAGGTGAAGTCGTCGAGTTGATGGCCGCGATCGGTCTCTTCAACTACTTCAACCGCTTCAACGATCTGCTCGAGATGGAGCCGACCCAGCCTGCGAGCGCAGAAGAGCTCGCAACCATCGGTGCTGCATAG
- a CDS encoding CAP domain-containing protein, giving the protein MSNRSMGTLRYLRLLAGFALLTASFAPVYAQSSTVAEQYLLSAVNQERALRKLGPVRLDSALVQAAVTHARQMAAHGSISHRFSGEPELSTRGSQAGAHFDRITENVAEGPTAVILHDAWMHSPGHRANILDPDVDAIGIAVLVRNGQLYAVEDFQSTVQSLTLAEQEGAVGLLLDRAGLDLVPDANARKTCAMSAGYAGDQQPSFVVRYTTGDISTLPSKLKERLALAQDHQASVGACSSRGAGAFSTYSIAVVLYP; this is encoded by the coding sequence GTGTCTAATCGAAGTATGGGTACGCTGCGTTATCTTCGGTTGCTGGCTGGGTTTGCACTTCTAACTGCGTCATTCGCGCCGGTGTATGCGCAGTCCAGCACGGTTGCGGAACAGTACCTTCTTTCTGCGGTAAATCAGGAGCGAGCCCTGCGAAAACTCGGACCCGTTCGACTTGACTCAGCGTTGGTCCAGGCGGCTGTGACCCATGCGCGACAGATGGCGGCGCATGGCAGCATTTCACATCGTTTCAGTGGAGAGCCTGAATTGTCGACGCGCGGTTCGCAGGCCGGAGCACACTTTGACCGCATCACGGAGAATGTTGCCGAAGGGCCGACTGCCGTGATTCTGCACGATGCGTGGATGCATTCTCCCGGACATCGGGCTAACATCCTTGATCCGGACGTTGATGCGATTGGGATCGCTGTGCTGGTGCGCAATGGGCAGCTCTACGCGGTGGAGGACTTTCAGAGCACGGTCCAGAGCCTGACGCTTGCTGAGCAGGAGGGTGCTGTCGGGCTGCTGCTCGATCGTGCCGGTCTTGATTTGGTGCCGGACGCAAATGCTCGAAAGACGTGCGCCATGTCCGCGGGGTATGCCGGCGACCAGCAACCATCGTTCGTCGTTCGCTACACGACGGGCGATATCTCGACGCTGCCAAGCAAGTTGAAGGAGCGTCTCGCGCTGGCTCAGGATCATCAGGCGTCCGTGGGGGCATGTTCCTCGCGGGGCGCGGGTGCTTTCAGTACCTACAGTATTGCTGTGGTTCTCTACCCGTAG